ATGAATAATTTTACTTTCTCCCGCTCAGCCACAGAAGTAGTTTGTGCGATTACATCTTTATAATTTTGATTATCCATTACCAGGATATAATCATATCTATCAAACAGAGTCGGATTAAAATGCTGTGCTTTTTGTTTACTGATATCGATTCCGTATTTTGCTGCCACCGCTATCGACCGATGGTCCGGAGCCTGTCCGATATGCCAGTCGCCTGTGCCGGCAGAATCAATCTCCCAGTCTAAACCACCTTCATCTACTAAATGTTGTAACACGCCATGTGCTAAAGGAGATCTGCAAATATTCCCCAAACAAACCATTAGAATTTTCATGCTCCTAAATTACGATTAAATATTGCAATCAAAAAAGGGTTGCCAGATGTATGGCAACCCTTTGATTTTATCATGACAGTTTTCGTTTAATATTCCACCGGAACATTCAACATAACTGTACTGCCTCTTTCCGGCACACCTTTGATACGGATAATGTTACGATCGGTATCTCCTAATGCAGATTCTATATCATCTACACTATTTACAGGTTTACCATTTATTTCAGTGATGACCAAACCTCTTTCTACTCCAAAGTATTCAAACAGTCCACCACGATTCACTTGCGCTACCACAACTCCGGAATTAACACCCAATTCCTTTTTGCGAGCTGCAGAAGCGGGTACAAAACTAGCACCTAATTTATTGTAAATTTCGGTTGCACTTTTACTGGATCCTGAAGCCGTTTTCTTAGCGTCTTCTTCTGCCTTCAGTGTAACGGTTACATTTCTTTCTTTACCACCTGACTTGATAGTAAGATTGACTTTATCACCAGGACGAAGACGCGCTACACGTTCCTGAAGATCTGATGAAGAGTAAATAACTTTGTCTTCGATCTTCGTAATCAGGTCTCCCGGCTTGATTCCAGCAGCTTTAGCAGCCCCATTAGCTACTACATCCTGAACATAAAGACCGTTCAACTCATCAAGACCTTTTTGTTTAGCCAGTTCAGGTGACATTTCTGTAAATGTAACTCCGATCAAGCCTCTTTTTACTGATCCGAATTTCACAAAATCATCCATGATCTTTTTCATCAGATTCACCGGAATAGCAAAGCCATATCCTGCATATACCCCCGTAGGAGATGCAATAGCAGAGTTAATACCGATCAACTCACCGCGGGCATTTACTAAAGCTCCGCCACTATTTCCTTTGTTGATCACAGCATCTGTCTGGATGAAAGATTCAATAGCGGTATTAATAATCGGCTCTTCTGATTGCTGACCATAACCTCTTGGATATCCTTGCGGATTTTGTGATTCTCCTAAAATACCAATCTGACGACCTTTTGCACTCACAATACCAGCTGTCACGGTAGACTGCAGACTCAACGGATAGCCTACTGCCAGTACCCACTCGCCAATCTGAACATCGTCCGAATTTCCTAATTTAACGATAGGGAGCTTTGTCGCACTAACTTTCAATAATGCCAGATCCGTATTAGGATCACGCCCGATAACCTTAGCTTCAAAAGTACGCTTGTCCGTCAGCTGCACTTCTATTTTATCAGCATCTTCAACAACGTGATTATTCGTTACGATATAACCATCATCGGAGATAATCACCCCGGAACCCGAAGCCTGTTGTGGGGCACGAGGCTGTGATCTGCGCCCTTGAGGCATTCCGAAAAATTCTTCAAACATATCAAACGGTGATCCGGATTCTCCTCCTCTTGAACCTTTATTTGAATAGGTGGTTCGGATATGTACTACACCCGGAGATACCGCAGCAGCTGCCTGTGTAAAATCAGGGTTACCTGTTGAAGCCATTACTTCACCAGAGGGATTATTTGCATAGTAAACTTTTTGTCTTTCTTCGAAAGACATGTTGTCATAACGTTGATTCTCGAAGAGTTTATACCCTCCGATGGCAATCGCACCACCGAAGGCCGCTGTCATCAATGTTAAAGTGATTTTTTTCATATTATCTTTCATCTTGTGTCTTTTATTAATTTACCAAAAAAACGTTAACACTCATTATTTATAAATCTTATATTCAAATGTAATACCATTTGGCAGCTGTTGTCAAGTCATGTCAGTTAAAAAGTGTTAACAATAAAGCATCTTAAGAAGATTTTAACAAGATTTAACGATTGGCCAAATTATTGTAACAAGAATATTAAATTTGTAGCATATTTCAGCAAAAATGACAGATCAAATCAAATTTTATAAATATCAGGGAGCAGGCAATGATTTTATCCTGATCGATAATCGAAAAGGAGGCTTTGAGCGTTCAAATGAAGACTTAGTAAAACAATTATGCGACCGCAGATTTGGAGTCGGCGCTGACGGATTGATGCTCCTTCAAGATACGAAAAATTTTGATTTTGAAATGGTCTATTATAATGCCGATGGCAGAGAAGGCAGCATGTGTGGCAATGGTGGACGTTGTATTGTCGCATTTGCCCGTGACCTTGATATCATCCGTCAGAACACTGCCTTTTTGGCAGTAGACGGTCCCCATCAGGCTCAAATACATGACAACCAGGTCAATCTGCAGATGATAGATGTAGACCAGGTCACGAAAGATGAAACAGCATATGTTCTCAACACAGGGTCTCCGCATTTTATTAAAACAGTAAGCGATCTCAAAAATATGGATGTGTATAAGGAAGGATACACCATTCGTAATAATGATACCTATAAAAACGAAGGCATCAATGTTAACTTCGTCGAGAAAGAAGAAAACGGATATTTTGTACGCACTTTTGAAAGAGGTGTCGAAGATGAAACATTAGCCTGCGGAACAGGCGCAACAGCAGCCGCAATGGCAATGGCCATCGAAGAAAATCTGGAAGGACAGCTCGAAATACCTATCCGTGTATTGGGCGGACAGCTCTACATTAGCTTCTTCAAAAAAGGGCTTACTTTCAAAGAAGTTTACCTCAAAGGTCCTGCAAACTATGTCTTTGAAGGAAATATTTAAAACGGAACACAAAATTTATCTACATAAAAGGTAGATTATCTCACAAACCAACAAAAAAACCACAAGAATCACTATATTAGAAACCTTTTTAGTGATTTTTAGCTTTTAAATGCAGCAGACAAAAGATAATCTGAGTTACAAACTTGTTTATTCCTTAGGGGAACATCCATATCTGGGGTTCCTGATCGAACCGCACATTGTATTTTTGAATGCAAATGGCAGCTATTCGCTCAAATACAAACGGGTGTTCAGCAACACAGTGGATGAATTTGCAGACAAACTTGATGAAACGGACTATAAGCTTATCAAACTATTAGACGAAACAGAGCAAACCCACGTAATCAAACGCTATCACAAAAAAGCCGTTCGGCCAATAGATTTCTTTGCCAAAATATTTGACAAGAAATTTTACGATTATATCCGTCCGAAATTAGACAACAAATTGCTGAAGGTATTGGATCTTATCGGAGATAAACCGCTATTTTTAATGAGTAAAGATGGATATCCGGCAGAGCAGCAGCTACATCTTGCCCCTCTTCCGGCATCGGTATTATTCCATTTCCGGCGTAGCGAAGAAGAAACACGTTATTTCCCAACCATCAAGTACGATGACAACCGGATCGAATTTATGTTTAAAGATGCCCAGGTTGTTATCAATGAACAGGCCTGGTTGCTATTGGGAAACACACTCTATCATTTTGATCAGGCTGTGGAAGGGAAGAAACTAAGTCCTTTTCTCAATAAAAGATATATTTCAGTCCCGAGGGGAACGGAGAAAAAGTACTTTGAAACGTTCGTATGCGGACTTATTGAAAAATATCATGTCTACGCAGAAGGTTTTGATATCAAAACCTATCAGCACGAAGCCACACCGATCATCAAGCTGGTGCATCTCCATACCGGATCGCAATTACAGTTGTTATTTCAGTATGGCCCTTACCTTTTCGAATCCGGAGGTGAACATCGCGTCACAGTAAGAATGACCTATGATGAAGCTGAAGATCTCTACACTTTCCACCGCATAAAACGTTCTCTTGTATGGGAAGAGAAGCAATTTGCCCTTTTAGAAAAACTGGGACTGGAGAAAATCGATAAATTATTCAGCAATCTTATTCCAAACGAACAAAACGGAGGTGAGGTCAATACATTGGAGTGGCTTTCGAGGCATCAGGAACAATTGCTTGAATCCGGCTTCCAGGTTATTCAGGAAGAATCCGCAAAACGATATTTTATTGGGAAAACGGTTCTTGATATAGCCGTTGAAGAAGATAATGACTGGTTTGATGTTAAAGCAGTAGCTCGGTTCGGGCCATACGAGATCCCTTTTATACAATTAAGGAATAATATCCTAAATAACATTCGGGAATTTGTACTTCCAAATGGGGAGATTGCGATTATTCCGGAAGAGTGGTTCGCACAATACCAACATTTATTTCATTTCTCTTCCACAAAAAACGAGCTTAAACTTAATAAAGTACACATTGGGGTACTTAATGATATCAGTGAACATACCGCACTTACCTTCACACGTAAATTAGAAAAACTTGCCGATTTTGAAGAAATAAGTGATGTTGCCGAACCTAAAAATTTTAAAGGACAGCTACGTCCCTATCAAAAGGCAGGATATAACTGGTTTCATTTTCTGCAACATTATAAATTCGGTGGTGTGCTGGCAGACGATATGGGACTTGGAAAGACTATTCAAACGCTGGCTTTACTTCAAAAACAGAAAGAAGACACCGGAGAGGATGGACAGCCTCATACTTCTCTTTTGATTCTCCCGACTTCTCTGATTTATAACTGGCAAAAGGAAGCGTCTAAGTTTGCACCCAAACTCAGAATCCTGCTGCATACCGGAACCAACAGGATCAAGGATAACTTCTCCCTTTCACATTTCGATCTGGTGATCACTACATATGGTATTGTACGAAGTGACGAGGAAATGCTTGAAAAGTTTTACTTTAACTACATCATTCTGGACGAAAGTCAGAATATCAAAAATCCTGCATCCAAATCATTTAAAGCTATCAAAAGCCTTAAAAGCCGGCATAAGCTTGCATTAAGTGGTACGCCGGTTGAAAACTCAGTATCCGACCTTTGGGCGCAGATGCACTTCACCAATCCCGGATTACTCGGTACATTCACTTATTTTCAAAAGGAATTTGTACAGCCTATAGAGAAAAAGAAAGATGAAGAGCGGGCAAAGAAACTACAGTCTATTGTCAAACCTTTTATCCTCAGACGAACAAAAGATCAGGTAGCAACAGAACTGCCTCCTAAAACGGAGCAAATTATCTATTGTGAAATGACTGAAGATCAATCTGAAACTTATGAAAAGGTAAAATCCGAATACCGCAATGCATTGCTAAATGTTAATACTGAAGATAAAGCAAAAACGTCGCAGATAACATTGTTGCAGGGATTGACAAAATTACGTCAGCTGGCTAATCATCCAAAGATGATTGATGATGACTTTGAAGGAAATTCCGGCAAATTTGATTTGGTACTGGAAACCTTAGAATCTGTATTGCATGTTGGAAACAAGGTGCTTATTTTTTCTCAGTTTGTTAAGCAGCTAAGTATTTTCAGAACTTATTTTGAAGAGAAGGGAATTCAGTATGCTTATCTGGACGGTGCTACGAAAAACCGTTCGGAGGCCGTCGCTGAGTTTCAAAAGAATAAGAATACCAAGCTGTTTCTTATATCCATCAAAGCCGGTGGTGTAGGATTGAATCTTATCGAAGCGGATTATGTATTTATTCTCGACCCGTGGTGGAATCCTGCTGTCGAACAGCAGGCTGTGGATCGGTCGCATCGTATCGGACAGACCCGTAGTGTATTTATTTATAAGTTCATTACAAAAGATACTGTAGAAGAAAAAATACTGGCTATGCAAAACCGAAAAAGAGGAATTGCAAAAAGTCTAATCACTACTGAAGAAAGTTTCATTAAGTCCCTTTCACAGGAAGATCTGAAAGAACTTTTGGGATAAAAAAAGGCATAGGTATTTATAAGATTAAATACCTATGCCTTTTTATGGATTTACAATTGTTTTCTAAAGTTAACTACGCTCTCTTTCACATCTTCTTTATTGTTCTCCCAGTTGTATTCATATTCTGCAGAGATCATCCCAGCAAACTTCTGTCTTTTCAGTTCATTAATAACATCTTTCATTCCGATAACACCTGTTCCCCAATGTACGTCGTGAGCTTTCTTATCTCCAAATACATTCAGATCCTTGAAATGAACATGGAAAATACGGCCTTCCAGTTTTTTTAAGGATTCTACAGGATTAAGTCCCGAACGTACCCAGTGTCCTACATCTGCACAAGCTCCCATTCTTTCACTTTTACCTTTTAATAAAGTCACGATTTTATCCGGATTCCAATAGAATGAAGGATTAGGATGATTGTGTATGGCAGCTTTAATATCATATTTATCACACAACTGAGATACTGTCTCCAGGTCCGCTTCTTTTGGTTCACAATTAATAACCGGAATATCCATTGATTTTGCAAAAGCAAATATCTTTTCCCATTCTGCAGCATCTTTTCCGGATACTACCCCATATGCCTGAAGGGAAATATTCTTCTTCTTCAACAGAGCCTTAACCGCTTTCTTACTTTCTTCAGAAAGGTTATAATCCATCTTTCCTACAATTCCTCCGCCAATTTCCTGGCCAGGAAAAGCCTCTACATAACGCAGATCACAGCTGTCAATTTTATCTAAAGCCTGAGCAAAAGTAAAGAGTCTGAACGTGTAAGCCTGTGAACCCAGCTTCCAGTTTAATTTTTTCTCAGGATAAGTTGTTGTCTTTTTCTGAGCGTAAATCGATACTGTCGTTAGTGCAATCAGTGCACAAATAAGGAGTTTTATGTTTCTCATATTAGTAGTTTTTGCATCCGCAATGGGGATGGTTGATCTTCCAAATGTACCTATTTGGGCTGCATTCATAAAGTGAATAGTCTATCATTTCTGTTATAAAAAAGCCCGTCCGGAAATATTTGCATTCCGGACGGGCTTGTTCTTTTAGTACTGTGCTATTCTTTAGCTAAATAAAGGTAATGCTTTGCCAATACGTCGAATAACCTCGTCTTTACCCAAAAGTTCTGTTATCTGGAAGACATCGGGACCAAACTTTCCACCTACCAGCATAATACGGTATGGCATCATCAATTCGCCCATCTTAAGGCCTGAACTTGCTATTTTCTCTTTGAACAAGGGGTCTAATACTTCTGTTTTCCAATCAGATTGTTGTTCAAAATCATTTAATATTTCCTGAAAAAAAGCTGTTTTTTGTTCATTCCATTTCGGCTTTACAGCTTCCACATCGTATTGTTCCGGAGTTACAAAAAAGAACGATGCCTGTGTCCAGAAATCTTCAACATAGGTGAGACGCTCTTTGACAGCGCCTAATACGGTCAACATATATGCGTCAGTCTGTGTAGAGGGGTCAACCCCATGTTGTTGTATATTTTCTTTTATTTTAGGTAACAGAGCAACATCATCCGTACGTTTGATCCACTCATGATTGAACCATTTTGCTTTTTCAAAATCAAACTTAGCTCCAGCTTTGCTGACACGTGAAACAGAGAATTTGTCGATCAGCTCTGCCAATGAAAACAATTCCTGCTCAGTCCCGTCATTCCACCCCAATACTCCCAGCATATTAACAAATGCTTCCGGTAAAAAGCCTAATTCTCTAAATCCTTTAGTCAGATCTCCGGTCTTAGGATCGGTCCAGTTCATTGCATATACCGGAAATCCCAGACGATCACCATCACGCTTGCTCAACTTACCGTTACCATCTGGTTTCAGAATTAACGGCAGGTGTGCCCATTGAGGCATTTCAGCAGACCAGCCCAGATATTCCCAAAGCAATATATGTACTGGAGCAGATGGCAACCACTCTTCCCCTCTGAAGATATGACTGATTTCCATAGCTTTATCATCTACGACTACAGCAAGATGATAAGTCGGCATTCCGTCCGCTTTCAATAGGACTTTATCGTCTACAAGACCGGTTTCAAAGCTCACTCTTCCACGAATCATATCCTCAAAAGAAACAGTCTCTTCCTGAGGCATTTTGATACGAATAGTATGAGAATGACCTTCAGCCAGCAATTGTTGCGTTTCTTCAGCAGATAGACTCAACGAGTTACGAAGGATCATACGATTCTCATGACTATATCTGAAGTTGGGCTGAATCTTTCTTTGCTCATCCAGTTCCTCTGCGGTATCAAACGCATAGTAGGCATATCCCTTTTCTACCAACTGTTCTGCATACTGGCGGTAAGAAGGTTTACGCTCACTCTGTCTGTATGGACCATAAGCACCTTCTTTGGAAGGGCTTTCGTCTGGTACTATTCCGCACCAGGCGAGGCATTCATTGATATATTCCTCAGCTCCCGGGACAAATCTTGTCTGATCGGTATCCTCAATACGGAGGATAAATTCACCTTGATGCTGACGTGCAAACAAATAGTTAAATAAGGCTGTACGTACACCTCCTAAGTGCAGACCGCCGGTAGGACTGGGAGCAAAACGCACCCTAACTCTTTTTTGAGAACTCATACTGCAAAATTACCATAAAATTTTTTATTTGCGACAACTGTTATCTTCTGTTAAAGTTTGACCATATTTATCACAACTCATCTATTTTCCCTATTTTGCAGCATCATTTTGCAAAATCGGCGCATGAATCCTTATCAATACAATAAACAACGCTGGAAATTTTTATTACTGATTTTTGCAGCGATCATCGCTGGAGCATCTCTTTTCTACACCAATAATCTGGTCAAAAATCTGTCTGCATCCGAACGGACAAAAGCCCAGGTATGGGCGATGAGTACCAAAAGTATTATTACCATGCCCGATGTAGATGACGAGTTTATCACTTTCATCTATGCTGTAAGAGATAGTCTCGCACTGCCAGCCATTATCACAGATCAGAAGGATAACATTATATTCTGGAGAGATCTGGATCCTACTAAAACTAATATCAAACACAGCGAACAGGATTCTGTTGCAGCCAATACCCCGGTCTATGATCCCGGATACTTTCAGAAAGAACTGAAGGAAATGAAGCGTAGTCATCCGCCTATTACCATTAACCTGGATAATGGAGACCAATGGCAGGTATTTTATAAAGACTCTAATGAACTTATACAGCTCAGGATATTTCCTTATGTACAGCTATCCGTTATTGCAATTTTTCTTATAATCGCTTACACGGTATTTAATTCGATCAAAAAGTCAGAGCAAAACCTGGTATGGGTGGGTATGGCAAAAGAAGCCGCACATCAGTTAGGCACACCAATTTCTTCTTTAATGGGTTGGCTGGAACTTGTCAGAATGAGGTTTGATGCAGAGGATGATAACATTCTGAACGAAATGGAAAGAGATGTCAAACGGCTGGAGATTGTTGCTGATCGGTTTTCCAAGATCGGCTCCATACCATCCTTATCCAACTACAATGTATATACAATTGTGAATGATTTCATCAATTATTTCAGAATACGGACCAGTGATAAAATTACATTCACCCTTACGGGTGACACCCATATTGAAGCCAAGCTTAATGCACCTCTGTTTGACTGGATCCTCGAAAATCTGCTCAAAAATGCAGTAAATGCTATTGAATCAGAAGGGTTAGTCAGTGTTAACATTTCAGAAAACATTGCAAAAGAAGAAATTTTTATAGACATTAGTGATACGGGAAAAGGAATTCCGAAATCAAATTTTGAGACCGTCTTCCAACCGGGCTTTACAACCCGTAAAAGAGGATGGGGGTTGGGACTGAGCCTGACCAAACGTATGGTAGACTATCATAAAGGACAGATTTTTGTCAAAGAATCCGAAATAGGAAAAGGAACAACATTTAGAATAGTATTAAAAAGTAATTTAAGATATGAACCCACTCAAATCGGATGAGTATCCGGCAATCTATGCGGACTACATTGAAACTATTGTCGGAGACGTAATGGAAGTCCTGGAAGAGCAGCTGAGCACTTTTCCTGCTTTTATTTCATCTATCCCCAAAGAGAAAGAGCTGTACAAATATGCAGAGGATAAATGGTCGATTAAAGAGGTATTGTGCCACATTCTGGATGCAGAACGCGTCATGTCCTACCGTGCATTGCGGTTTGCAAGAAATGATATGACTTCGTTACCTGCATTTGAACAGGAAGAGTTTGTACAAAACGGACGGCACAATGAGCGCACACTGGAAAGTATAATTGAGGAGTTCAATTATCTCAGACGATCAAATTTATCCTTGTTTCATACTTTTAATGAAACGGAATTGAATCGTAAAGGGATGGCTTCAGACCGTCTCATCAGTGTTCGTGCATTTGTTTATATTGTAGCCGGCCACTTGAACCATCACAAATTTATTATACAAGAACGTTATCTTAATCCTGACAATGAGTAGTATCTGGTTTAAAGAATATAATCTGGATGAACTAAACGTCATATTTGAAAAAAATATGACTGGTTTTCTGGGTATTAAAGCAACTGAACTGACAGAGAACAGCATTACGGCAACTATGCCTGTTAATGAAAAGACTAAACAGCCATTTGGACTTTTGCATGGAGGAGCTTCTGTAGTATTAGCCGAATCTGTAGGAAGCATTGCTTCTAATATGGTTGTCAATGACGAAAAATATATGGGCGTAGGATTAGAGATTAATGCAAATCATATACGGTCAGCAACAGATAAAGAGGTAACAGCTATATGTAGCCCCTTACATATCGGTGCTACAACACATGTCTGGGATATACGGATTAATAATCATCGCGGGCAATTGCTTTGCATATCTAGACTTACGGTTGCTATTGTTCCAAAAAGATAATTTGTTACAAAACTTTTTAAAAAATACATTGTCTAATACGTATATAAACCATTTTCTTGGTTTTGTGATACGGTTTAGGTTTTTAGAGCGGTTCCACCCCCTGGATTCGCTCTTCTTTTGTAATATCCTTAGTATAATTAATATAAAACTGAGGTTTTTTTATTAATATTATAAGATTTTTTAACCTGTCTATCGATTTAACAAACGTTTGCATAAACATTTGCATTTAAAAAGTGAAATTATTTCAGTAGCCTTGTAATAAAGATTTTTTCCAACAATAAAATAATCTATAATCCTAAACATGGAACCACAAAAAACTAATCAACAATCTACTCTGGGCCCAATGATAATCATTGGCTCGCTTTTTTTCATCTTCGGTTTTGCCACGTGGCTTAACTCTCTTCTTATTCCATACCTGAAAATAGCATGTGAATTATCCGAGTTTCAATCGTACCTGGTGACTTTTGCTTTTTACATTGCGTACTTAGTGATGGCGCCTGTATCTACACGTGTACTTGACAAATTCGGCTTCAAGAAGGGGATGTCTATTGCGCTTGGCATTATGGCAGTAGGTGCGTTGTTATTTATTCCGGCAGCCTATATGCGTACCTATGCGATCTTTTTGATTGGTTTATTTGTTATGGGCGGAGGTTTGGCCATTCTTCAAACCGCATCTAACCCCTACATCACTATTATAGGTCCTGTCGAAACAGCTGCACGCCGAATCAGTATCATGGGTATCTGTAATAAATTTGCCGGTGCTCTTGCCCCTATTATTCTGGGGATGTTCCTGAATCTTGAACAAGCAGATCAGGTTACAAAACAGATGGACAGCATGACGCCTGAGCAACATGCCGCAGCACTGGATCAAGTTGCTCTTCAGGTTGTTAACCCTTATATCGGTATCGTTGTAGTGTTACTTATTCTTTCTATATGGATTTCATTTTCAAATTTACCCGAAGCAAAAGGTAATGAAGAAGAGACATCGGATCATCACCAGGTCTCAGAAGGCAAGAAGAGTGTATTCGATTTTCCACATGTTATATTAGGTTTTGTTGCTCTATTTCTCTATGTAGGAGTCGAAGTACTAGCCGGTGATAGTATTATAGCCTATGGAACATCTCAGGGCGTAGCATTGGGCACTGCCAAATTCTTTACATCCTTCACTATGGGTGCAATGGTTGTCGGTTATCTTATCGGAATCGTAGCTATTCCTAAGTATCTGTCTCAGGAAAATGCACTTAAATTCTGTGCAATATTAGGCGCTATTTTCTCTATGGGAATTGTATTTACCAATGGAATGGTCTCCCTGACTTTTGTGGCATTACTTGGTTTTGCAAATTCATTAGTATGGCCGGCAATTTGGCCGCTTGCACTTAAAGGTGTAGGTAAGTTTACCAATGCTGTTTCAGGTCTGTTGGTAATGGGTATTGCCGGAGGGGCAATAATCCCGCTTCTGTACGGAAAACTTTCGGGATTAATTGGCTCACATCAGGCATACTGGATTGCACTGCCATGCTATCTGTTTATTTTATATTATGCCGTATCAGGCCACAAAGCAGGTAAAGCATAAATTCAATCTTTGAAATTTAAACTTTTTAAAAGCAATTATAAACATGTATTATAATTGCTTTTTTAGCATAATTACAACTTAATACTATGAGCATTAAACCTTTTTTAACAGGTCTGACCCTGTTTTGTTCCACCTTATTGTTCGGGCAGATCGGACATGAGTCTGCTGATCCGAAACCCGGTAGTTCTGCTAATTGGAAGACCGTTAGCCCCGACATTAATCTTTCCTTTTCATCAACCAATTTTAGTCACTCCAAGACCACGCCCCCTCAGCAGCAGGCATTGACAAAATCATGGACTCAGAAAGCCTGGAAAGGTGAGAAAGTCGGAATACAGGCCGTGCTGTGGTCTTCAAAAGATTTTCAGGATATCGACTTGTCTGTAACAGACCTGACCGCTGCTTCTAAAAATACCATCAGCGCAGATCATATCACCATCAGCTATGTAAGTTATGTTATGTCGGATCTTATTGGAAATCTCAAATCTGGTTGTGGTATCAGCGGAAAACTGGATTCTATCTTAGTGGCTGACCGTATTGAAAACGAACAACACTTTCAATATGAGAAAAATACAACCCGCCCGATATGGATATCTCTGGATATTCCGCAGAACACCAAAGCTGGCATCTATAAAGGTAAGGTCATAGCAAAAAGTGGTAATAAAGCTCAGGAAATCAATTATAGTATAGAGGTTCTGGATCATACACTACCCACCAGCGACCAGTGGCAGTTTCACCTGGATCTCTGGCAGAACCCGTTCTCTACCGCACGTTACTATAATGTAGAGCCCTTTTCAGATAAACACCTGGAGATATTAAAACCCTACATGCAGAAGTTAGCCAGTGCCGGACAAAAGAGTATTACCGCCAGTATTATTCATGATCCCTGGAACGGACAGACGTATGATAAATATCAGACGATGATCAAATGGAT
The Sphingobacterium spiritivorum genome window above contains:
- a CDS encoding DEAD/DEAH box helicase produces the protein MQQTKDNLSYKLVYSLGEHPYLGFLIEPHIVFLNANGSYSLKYKRVFSNTVDEFADKLDETDYKLIKLLDETEQTHVIKRYHKKAVRPIDFFAKIFDKKFYDYIRPKLDNKLLKVLDLIGDKPLFLMSKDGYPAEQQLHLAPLPASVLFHFRRSEEETRYFPTIKYDDNRIEFMFKDAQVVINEQAWLLLGNTLYHFDQAVEGKKLSPFLNKRYISVPRGTEKKYFETFVCGLIEKYHVYAEGFDIKTYQHEATPIIKLVHLHTGSQLQLLFQYGPYLFESGGEHRVTVRMTYDEAEDLYTFHRIKRSLVWEEKQFALLEKLGLEKIDKLFSNLIPNEQNGGEVNTLEWLSRHQEQLLESGFQVIQEESAKRYFIGKTVLDIAVEEDNDWFDVKAVARFGPYEIPFIQLRNNILNNIREFVLPNGEIAIIPEEWFAQYQHLFHFSSTKNELKLNKVHIGVLNDISEHTALTFTRKLEKLADFEEISDVAEPKNFKGQLRPYQKAGYNWFHFLQHYKFGGVLADDMGLGKTIQTLALLQKQKEDTGEDGQPHTSLLILPTSLIYNWQKEASKFAPKLRILLHTGTNRIKDNFSLSHFDLVITTYGIVRSDEEMLEKFYFNYIILDESQNIKNPASKSFKAIKSLKSRHKLALSGTPVENSVSDLWAQMHFTNPGLLGTFTYFQKEFVQPIEKKKDEERAKKLQSIVKPFILRRTKDQVATELPPKTEQIIYCEMTEDQSETYEKVKSEYRNALLNVNTEDKAKTSQITLLQGLTKLRQLANHPKMIDDDFEGNSGKFDLVLETLESVLHVGNKVLIFSQFVKQLSIFRTYFEEKGIQYAYLDGATKNRSEAVAEFQKNKNTKLFLISIKAGGVGLNLIEADYVFILDPWWNPAVEQQAVDRSHRIGQTRSVFIYKFITKDTVEEKILAMQNRKRGIAKSLITTEESFIKSLSQEDLKELLG
- a CDS encoding sugar phosphate isomerase/epimerase family protein, which gives rise to MNAAQIGTFGRSTIPIADAKTTNMRNIKLLICALIALTTVSIYAQKKTTTYPEKKLNWKLGSQAYTFRLFTFAQALDKIDSCDLRYVEAFPGQEIGGGIVGKMDYNLSEESKKAVKALLKKKNISLQAYGVVSGKDAAEWEKIFAFAKSMDIPVINCEPKEADLETVSQLCDKYDIKAAIHNHPNPSFYWNPDKIVTLLKGKSERMGACADVGHWVRSGLNPVESLKKLEGRIFHVHFKDLNVFGDKKAHDVHWGTGVIGMKDVINELKRQKFAGMISAEYEYNWENNKEDVKESVVNFRKQL
- a CDS encoding low molecular weight protein-tyrosine-phosphatase, giving the protein MKILMVCLGNICRSPLAHGVLQHLVDEGGLDWEIDSAGTGDWHIGQAPDHRSIAVAAKYGIDISKQKAQHFNPTLFDRYDYILVMDNQNYKDVIAQTTSVAEREKVKLFIPDNAVPDPYFDAKMFDPVYKMIEKRCAELINELK
- a CDS encoding Do family serine endopeptidase, yielding MKDNMKKITLTLMTAAFGGAIAIGGYKLFENQRYDNMSFEERQKVYYANNPSGEVMASTGNPDFTQAAAAVSPGVVHIRTTYSNKGSRGGESGSPFDMFEEFFGMPQGRRSQPRAPQQASGSGVIISDDGYIVTNNHVVEDADKIEVQLTDKRTFEAKVIGRDPNTDLALLKVSATKLPIVKLGNSDDVQIGEWVLAVGYPLSLQSTVTAGIVSAKGRQIGILGESQNPQGYPRGYGQQSEEPIINTAIESFIQTDAVINKGNSGGALVNARGELIGINSAIASPTGVYAGYGFAIPVNLMKKIMDDFVKFGSVKRGLIGVTFTEMSPELAKQKGLDELNGLYVQDVVANGAAKAAGIKPGDLITKIEDKVIYSSSDLQERVARLRPGDKVNLTIKSGGKERNVTVTLKAEEDAKKTASGSSKSATEIYNKLGASFVPASAARKKELGVNSGVVVAQVNRGGLFEYFGVERGLVITEINGKPVNSVDDIESALGDTDRNIIRIKGVPERGSTVMLNVPVEY
- the dapF gene encoding diaminopimelate epimerase; this encodes MTDQIKFYKYQGAGNDFILIDNRKGGFERSNEDLVKQLCDRRFGVGADGLMLLQDTKNFDFEMVYYNADGREGSMCGNGGRCIVAFARDLDIIRQNTAFLAVDGPHQAQIHDNQVNLQMIDVDQVTKDETAYVLNTGSPHFIKTVSDLKNMDVYKEGYTIRNNDTYKNEGINVNFVEKEENGYFVRTFERGVEDETLACGTGATAAAMAMAIEENLEGQLEIPIRVLGGQLYISFFKKGLTFKEVYLKGPANYVFEGNI